One genomic window of Canis lupus baileyi chromosome 5 unlocalized genomic scaffold, mCanLup2.hap1 SUPER_5_unloc_7, whole genome shotgun sequence includes the following:
- the LOC140629455 gene encoding homeobox protein Mohawk-like isoform X6: MNTIVFNKLSGAVLFEDRGAAERERGSRPYGGVLDSAHARPEVGIPDGPPLKDNLGLRHRRTGYAHPPGTPARLQPGQWERARQNGGKVRHKRQALQDMARPLKQWLYKHRDNPYPTKTEKILLALGSQMTLVQVSNWFANARRRLKNTVRQPDLSWALRIKLYNKYVQGNAERLSVSSDDSCSEDGENPPRNHINEGGYNNPVHHPVTKSESSVIKAGVRPESQASEDYVSPPEYKSSLLNRYLNDSLRHVMATNAAMMGKTRQRNHSGSFSSNEFEEELVSPSSSETEGNFVYRTAHK, from the exons ATGAACACCATCGTCTTCAACAAGCTCAGCGGCGCCGTGCTTTTTGAGGACCGCGGTGCTGCGGAGCGGGAACGGGGCAGCCGGCCCTATGGTGGCGTCCTGGACAGTGCCCACGCCCGCCCCGAGGTGGGCATTCCGGACGGCCCGCCCCTCAAGGACAACCTCGGCCTGAGACACCGGAGGACTGGGTACGCGCACCCTCCCGGGACCCCCGCCCGCCTGCAGCCGGGACAGTGGGAGCG GGCCAGGCAGAACGGCGGGAAGGTGAGGCACAAGCGGCAGGCCCTGCAAGACATGGCGCGGCCCCTGAAGCAGTGGCTCTACAAGCACCGTGACAACCCGTACCCCACCAAGACTGAGAAGATCCTCTTGGCGCTCGGCTCGCAGATGACGCTCGTGCAG gTGTCAAATTGGTTTGCTAATGCAAGACGTCGGCTTAAGAATACCGTTCGACAGCCAGATTTAAGCTGGGCTTTACGAATAAAACTGTACAACAAGTATGTTCAAGGAAACGCTGAGCGACTTAGTGTAAGCAGCGATGATTCATGTTCTGaag ATGGAGAAAATCCTCCAAGAAACCACATAAATGAAGGGGGCTATAATAATCCAGTTCATCATCCTGTGACTAAAAGTGAAAGCTCAGTCATAAAAGCTGGAGTGAGGCCAGAGTCACAGGCCAGTGAGGACTACGTATCACCCCCCGAATACAAGAGCAGCTTATTGAATCGTTACCTTAACGACTCCTTGAGACATGTCATGGCCACAAATGCTGCCATGATGGGAAAGACAAGGCAAAGAAACCATTCGGGATCTTTTAGTTCCAATGAATTTGAGGAAGAATTGGTGTCTCCCTCATCATCAGAAACCGAAGGCAACTTTGTCTACCGTACAG CTCACAAATGA
- the LOC140629455 gene encoding homeobox protein Mohawk-like isoform X4, whose amino-acid sequence MNTIVFNKLSGAVLFEDRGAAERERGSRPYGGVLDSAHARPEVGIPDGPPLKDNLGLRHRRTGARQNGGKVRHKRQALQDMARPLKQWLYKHRDNPYPTKTEKILLALGSQMTLVQVSNWFANARRRLKNTVRQPDLSWALRIKLYNKYVQGNAERLSVSSDDSCSEDGENPPRNHINEGGYNNPVHHPVTKSESSVIKAGVRPESQASEDYVSPPEYKSSLLNRYLNDSLRHVMATNAAMMGKTRQRNHSGSFSSNEFEEELVSPSSSETEGNFVYRTDYLTGNLQVSTNVYKIYYLWDTWVAQRLSVCLQLRA is encoded by the exons ATGAACACCATCGTCTTCAACAAGCTCAGCGGCGCCGTGCTTTTTGAGGACCGCGGTGCTGCGGAGCGGGAACGGGGCAGCCGGCCCTATGGTGGCGTCCTGGACAGTGCCCACGCCCGCCCCGAGGTGGGCATTCCGGACGGCCCGCCCCTCAAGGACAACCTCGGCCTGAGACACCGGAGGACTGG GGCCAGGCAGAACGGCGGGAAGGTGAGGCACAAGCGGCAGGCCCTGCAAGACATGGCGCGGCCCCTGAAGCAGTGGCTCTACAAGCACCGTGACAACCCGTACCCCACCAAGACTGAGAAGATCCTCTTGGCGCTCGGCTCGCAGATGACGCTCGTGCAG gTGTCAAATTGGTTTGCTAATGCAAGACGTCGGCTTAAGAATACCGTTCGACAGCCAGATTTAAGCTGGGCTTTACGAATAAAACTGTACAACAAGTATGTTCAAGGAAACGCTGAGCGACTTAGTGTAAGCAGCGATGATTCATGTTCTGaag ATGGAGAAAATCCTCCAAGAAACCACATAAATGAAGGGGGCTATAATAATCCAGTTCATCATCCTGTGACTAAAAGTGAAAGCTCAGTCATAAAAGCTGGAGTGAGGCCAGAGTCACAGGCCAGTGAGGACTACGTATCACCCCCCGAATACAAGAGCAGCTTATTGAATCGTTACCTTAACGACTCCTTGAGACATGTCATGGCCACAAATGCTGCCATGATGGGAAAGACAAGGCAAAGAAACCATTCGGGATCTTTTAGTTCCAATGAATTTGAGGAAGAATTGGTGTCTCCCTCATCATCAGAAACCGAAGGCAACTTTGTCTACCGTACAG ATTATTTAACTGGAAATCTTCAAGTGTCTACAAATGTGTACAAGATATATTatctgtgggacacctgggtggctcagcggttaagtgtctgccttcagctcagggcatga
- the LOC140629455 gene encoding homeobox protein Mohawk-like isoform X7: MNTIVFNKLSGAVLFEDRGAAERERGSRPYGGVLDSAHARPEVGIPDGPPLKDNLGLRHRRTGARQNGGKVRHKRQALQDMARPLKQWLYKHRDNPYPTKTEKILLALGSQMTLVQVSNWFANARRRLKNTVRQPDLSWALRIKLYNKYVQGNAERLSVSSDDSCSEDGENPPRNHINEGGYNNPVHHPVTKSESSVIKAGVRPESQASEDYVSPPEYKSSLLNRYLNDSLRHVMATNAAMMGKTRQRNHSGSFSSNEFEEELVSPSSSETEGNFVYRTAHK, translated from the exons ATGAACACCATCGTCTTCAACAAGCTCAGCGGCGCCGTGCTTTTTGAGGACCGCGGTGCTGCGGAGCGGGAACGGGGCAGCCGGCCCTATGGTGGCGTCCTGGACAGTGCCCACGCCCGCCCCGAGGTGGGCATTCCGGACGGCCCGCCCCTCAAGGACAACCTCGGCCTGAGACACCGGAGGACTGG GGCCAGGCAGAACGGCGGGAAGGTGAGGCACAAGCGGCAGGCCCTGCAAGACATGGCGCGGCCCCTGAAGCAGTGGCTCTACAAGCACCGTGACAACCCGTACCCCACCAAGACTGAGAAGATCCTCTTGGCGCTCGGCTCGCAGATGACGCTCGTGCAG gTGTCAAATTGGTTTGCTAATGCAAGACGTCGGCTTAAGAATACCGTTCGACAGCCAGATTTAAGCTGGGCTTTACGAATAAAACTGTACAACAAGTATGTTCAAGGAAACGCTGAGCGACTTAGTGTAAGCAGCGATGATTCATGTTCTGaag ATGGAGAAAATCCTCCAAGAAACCACATAAATGAAGGGGGCTATAATAATCCAGTTCATCATCCTGTGACTAAAAGTGAAAGCTCAGTCATAAAAGCTGGAGTGAGGCCAGAGTCACAGGCCAGTGAGGACTACGTATCACCCCCCGAATACAAGAGCAGCTTATTGAATCGTTACCTTAACGACTCCTTGAGACATGTCATGGCCACAAATGCTGCCATGATGGGAAAGACAAGGCAAAGAAACCATTCGGGATCTTTTAGTTCCAATGAATTTGAGGAAGAATTGGTGTCTCCCTCATCATCAGAAACCGAAGGCAACTTTGTCTACCGTACAG CTCACAAATGA
- the LOC140629455 gene encoding homeobox protein Mohawk-like isoform X3: MNTIVFNKLSGAVLFEDRGAAERERGSRPYGGVLDSAHARPEVGIPDGPPLKDNLGLRHRRTGYAHPPGTPARLQPGQWERARQNGGKVRHKRQALQDMARPLKQWLYKHRDNPYPTKTEKILLALGSQMTLVQVSNWFANARRRLKNTVRQPDLSWALRIKLYNKYVQGNAERLSVSSDDSCSEDGENPPRNHINEGGYNNPVHHPVTKSESSVIKAGVRPESQASEDYVSPPEYKSSLLNRYLNDSLRHVMATNAAMMGKTRQRNHSGSFSSNEFEEELVSPSSSETEGNFVYRTGLYELLAVVQAGWGHVWTARKT, encoded by the exons ATGAACACCATCGTCTTCAACAAGCTCAGCGGCGCCGTGCTTTTTGAGGACCGCGGTGCTGCGGAGCGGGAACGGGGCAGCCGGCCCTATGGTGGCGTCCTGGACAGTGCCCACGCCCGCCCCGAGGTGGGCATTCCGGACGGCCCGCCCCTCAAGGACAACCTCGGCCTGAGACACCGGAGGACTGGGTACGCGCACCCTCCCGGGACCCCCGCCCGCCTGCAGCCGGGACAGTGGGAGCG GGCCAGGCAGAACGGCGGGAAGGTGAGGCACAAGCGGCAGGCCCTGCAAGACATGGCGCGGCCCCTGAAGCAGTGGCTCTACAAGCACCGTGACAACCCGTACCCCACCAAGACTGAGAAGATCCTCTTGGCGCTCGGCTCGCAGATGACGCTCGTGCAG gTGTCAAATTGGTTTGCTAATGCAAGACGTCGGCTTAAGAATACCGTTCGACAGCCAGATTTAAGCTGGGCTTTACGAATAAAACTGTACAACAAGTATGTTCAAGGAAACGCTGAGCGACTTAGTGTAAGCAGCGATGATTCATGTTCTGaag ATGGAGAAAATCCTCCAAGAAACCACATAAATGAAGGGGGCTATAATAATCCAGTTCATCATCCTGTGACTAAAAGTGAAAGCTCAGTCATAAAAGCTGGAGTGAGGCCAGAGTCACAGGCCAGTGAGGACTACGTATCACCCCCCGAATACAAGAGCAGCTTATTGAATCGTTACCTTAACGACTCCTTGAGACATGTCATGGCCACAAATGCTGCCATGATGGGAAAGACAAGGCAAAGAAACCATTCGGGATCTTTTAGTTCCAATGAATTTGAGGAAGAATTGGTGTCTCCCTCATCATCAGAAACCGAAGGCAACTTTGTCTACCGTACAG
- the LOC140629455 gene encoding homeobox protein Mohawk-like isoform X2 codes for MNTIVFNKLSGAVLFEDRGAAERERGSRPYGGVLDSAHARPEVGIPDGPPLKDNLGLRHRRTGYAHPPGTPARLQPGQWERARQNGGKVRHKRQALQDMARPLKQWLYKHRDNPYPTKTEKILLALGSQMTLVQVSNWFANARRRLKNTVRQPDLSWALRIKLYNKYVQGNAERLSVSSDDSCSEDGENPPRNHINEGGYNNPVHHPVTKSESSVIKAGVRPESQASEDYVSPPEYKSSLLNRYLNDSLRHVMATNAAMMGKTRQRNHSGSFSSNEFEEELVSPSSSETEGNFVYRTGHKSQPVRENNQRIEVTHMMGVPRWLSQLCV; via the exons ATGAACACCATCGTCTTCAACAAGCTCAGCGGCGCCGTGCTTTTTGAGGACCGCGGTGCTGCGGAGCGGGAACGGGGCAGCCGGCCCTATGGTGGCGTCCTGGACAGTGCCCACGCCCGCCCCGAGGTGGGCATTCCGGACGGCCCGCCCCTCAAGGACAACCTCGGCCTGAGACACCGGAGGACTGGGTACGCGCACCCTCCCGGGACCCCCGCCCGCCTGCAGCCGGGACAGTGGGAGCG GGCCAGGCAGAACGGCGGGAAGGTGAGGCACAAGCGGCAGGCCCTGCAAGACATGGCGCGGCCCCTGAAGCAGTGGCTCTACAAGCACCGTGACAACCCGTACCCCACCAAGACTGAGAAGATCCTCTTGGCGCTCGGCTCGCAGATGACGCTCGTGCAG gTGTCAAATTGGTTTGCTAATGCAAGACGTCGGCTTAAGAATACCGTTCGACAGCCAGATTTAAGCTGGGCTTTACGAATAAAACTGTACAACAAGTATGTTCAAGGAAACGCTGAGCGACTTAGTGTAAGCAGCGATGATTCATGTTCTGaag ATGGAGAAAATCCTCCAAGAAACCACATAAATGAAGGGGGCTATAATAATCCAGTTCATCATCCTGTGACTAAAAGTGAAAGCTCAGTCATAAAAGCTGGAGTGAGGCCAGAGTCACAGGCCAGTGAGGACTACGTATCACCCCCCGAATACAAGAGCAGCTTATTGAATCGTTACCTTAACGACTCCTTGAGACATGTCATGGCCACAAATGCTGCCATGATGGGAAAGACAAGGCAAAGAAACCATTCGGGATCTTTTAGTTCCAATGAATTTGAGGAAGAATTGGTGTCTCCCTCATCATCAGAAACCGAAGGCAACTTTGTCTACCGTACAG
- the LOC140629455 gene encoding homeobox protein Mohawk-like isoform X1 codes for MNTIVFNKLSGAVLFEDRGAAERERGSRPYGGVLDSAHARPEVGIPDGPPLKDNLGLRHRRTGYAHPPGTPARLQPGQWERARQNGGKVRHKRQALQDMARPLKQWLYKHRDNPYPTKTEKILLALGSQMTLVQVSNWFANARRRLKNTVRQPDLSWALRIKLYNKYVQGNAERLSVSSDDSCSEDGENPPRNHINEGGYNNPVHHPVTKSESSVIKAGVRPESQASEDYVSPPEYKSSLLNRYLNDSLRHVMATNAAMMGKTRQRNHSGSFSSNEFEEELVSPSSSETEGNFVYRTDYLTGNLQVSTNVYKIYYLWDTWVAQRLSVCLQLRA; via the exons ATGAACACCATCGTCTTCAACAAGCTCAGCGGCGCCGTGCTTTTTGAGGACCGCGGTGCTGCGGAGCGGGAACGGGGCAGCCGGCCCTATGGTGGCGTCCTGGACAGTGCCCACGCCCGCCCCGAGGTGGGCATTCCGGACGGCCCGCCCCTCAAGGACAACCTCGGCCTGAGACACCGGAGGACTGGGTACGCGCACCCTCCCGGGACCCCCGCCCGCCTGCAGCCGGGACAGTGGGAGCG GGCCAGGCAGAACGGCGGGAAGGTGAGGCACAAGCGGCAGGCCCTGCAAGACATGGCGCGGCCCCTGAAGCAGTGGCTCTACAAGCACCGTGACAACCCGTACCCCACCAAGACTGAGAAGATCCTCTTGGCGCTCGGCTCGCAGATGACGCTCGTGCAG gTGTCAAATTGGTTTGCTAATGCAAGACGTCGGCTTAAGAATACCGTTCGACAGCCAGATTTAAGCTGGGCTTTACGAATAAAACTGTACAACAAGTATGTTCAAGGAAACGCTGAGCGACTTAGTGTAAGCAGCGATGATTCATGTTCTGaag ATGGAGAAAATCCTCCAAGAAACCACATAAATGAAGGGGGCTATAATAATCCAGTTCATCATCCTGTGACTAAAAGTGAAAGCTCAGTCATAAAAGCTGGAGTGAGGCCAGAGTCACAGGCCAGTGAGGACTACGTATCACCCCCCGAATACAAGAGCAGCTTATTGAATCGTTACCTTAACGACTCCTTGAGACATGTCATGGCCACAAATGCTGCCATGATGGGAAAGACAAGGCAAAGAAACCATTCGGGATCTTTTAGTTCCAATGAATTTGAGGAAGAATTGGTGTCTCCCTCATCATCAGAAACCGAAGGCAACTTTGTCTACCGTACAG ATTATTTAACTGGAAATCTTCAAGTGTCTACAAATGTGTACAAGATATATTatctgtgggacacctgggtggctcagcggttaagtgtctgccttcagctcagggcatga
- the LOC140629455 gene encoding homeobox protein Mohawk-like isoform X5 codes for MNTIVFNKLSGAVLFEDRGAAERERGSRPYGGVLDSAHARPEVGIPDGPPLKDNLGLRHRRTGYAHPPGTPARLQPGQWERARQNGGKVRHKRQALQDMARPLKQWLYKHRDNPYPTKTEKILLALGSQMTLVQVSNWFANARRRLKNTVRQPDLSWALRIKLYNKYVQGNAERLSVSSDDSCSEDGENPPRNHINEGGYNNPVHHPVTKSESSVIKAGVRPESQASEDYVSPPEYKSSLLNRYLNDSLRHVMATNAAMMGKTRQRNHSGSFSSNEFEEELVSPSSSETEGNFVYRTADEL; via the exons ATGAACACCATCGTCTTCAACAAGCTCAGCGGCGCCGTGCTTTTTGAGGACCGCGGTGCTGCGGAGCGGGAACGGGGCAGCCGGCCCTATGGTGGCGTCCTGGACAGTGCCCACGCCCGCCCCGAGGTGGGCATTCCGGACGGCCCGCCCCTCAAGGACAACCTCGGCCTGAGACACCGGAGGACTGGGTACGCGCACCCTCCCGGGACCCCCGCCCGCCTGCAGCCGGGACAGTGGGAGCG GGCCAGGCAGAACGGCGGGAAGGTGAGGCACAAGCGGCAGGCCCTGCAAGACATGGCGCGGCCCCTGAAGCAGTGGCTCTACAAGCACCGTGACAACCCGTACCCCACCAAGACTGAGAAGATCCTCTTGGCGCTCGGCTCGCAGATGACGCTCGTGCAG gTGTCAAATTGGTTTGCTAATGCAAGACGTCGGCTTAAGAATACCGTTCGACAGCCAGATTTAAGCTGGGCTTTACGAATAAAACTGTACAACAAGTATGTTCAAGGAAACGCTGAGCGACTTAGTGTAAGCAGCGATGATTCATGTTCTGaag ATGGAGAAAATCCTCCAAGAAACCACATAAATGAAGGGGGCTATAATAATCCAGTTCATCATCCTGTGACTAAAAGTGAAAGCTCAGTCATAAAAGCTGGAGTGAGGCCAGAGTCACAGGCCAGTGAGGACTACGTATCACCCCCCGAATACAAGAGCAGCTTATTGAATCGTTACCTTAACGACTCCTTGAGACATGTCATGGCCACAAATGCTGCCATGATGGGAAAGACAAGGCAAAGAAACCATTCGGGATCTTTTAGTTCCAATGAATTTGAGGAAGAATTGGTGTCTCCCTCATCATCAGAAACCGAAGGCAACTTTGTCTACCGTACAG